From the genome of Pantoea alfalfae, one region includes:
- the ibpA gene encoding small heat shock chaperone IbpA, whose product MRNFDLTPLYRSAIGFDRLFNLLESNQNQSNGGYPPYNVELVDENHYRITIAVAGFAQSELDITAHDNVLIVRGAHPEEQTERKYLYQGIAERNFERKFQLADHIVVRDARLENGLLSIDLERLVPEEAKPRRIEILK is encoded by the coding sequence ATGCGTAATTTTGATCTCACCCCACTTTATCGCTCTGCTATCGGTTTTGATCGCCTGTTTAACCTGCTCGAATCTAATCAGAATCAGAGCAATGGCGGCTATCCTCCTTATAACGTTGAACTGGTCGATGAAAATCACTATCGCATAACCATTGCGGTGGCAGGTTTTGCTCAGAGCGAACTGGATATCACGGCGCACGATAACGTGCTGATCGTGCGGGGTGCCCATCCTGAAGAGCAGACCGAGCGTAAATACCTCTATCAGGGTATCGCCGAGCGTAACTTTGAGCGTAAATTCCAGCTCGCCGACCACATTGTGGTGCGCGATGCCCGTCTCGAAAATGGTCTGCTGAGCATCGATCTTGAACGACTGGTGCCGGAAGAGGCGAAACCACGCCGTATTGAGATTCTGAAGTAA
- a CDS encoding class II glutamine amidotransferase: MCRMILAHGQFDSAQILEAARAMSCGEGAEHDGPIKSHPNGWGCLWLEEGEIRTLHGTGPFADALPGIDVDRLRSRFLAVHVRHATLNKNQGIEFSHPLWRHSAGHQWYMMHNGFLPTIYRQLGLAESRFDSEEYLRYLVDQTTPADFTRDYLRAKMAQVEPGGSAGNAIFVTRDKAWAWQWYPHDTPFPDYFTMHFRQQDGCTLIASEPVVIPGSAGNWRRMNNHELYEISFRE; encoded by the coding sequence ATGTGCAGGATGATTCTGGCGCATGGCCAGTTCGACAGCGCACAGATTTTAGAGGCAGCGCGTGCCATGAGCTGCGGTGAAGGCGCCGAACACGATGGCCCGATCAAATCACATCCCAACGGCTGGGGCTGTCTGTGGCTGGAAGAGGGCGAGATTCGAACCCTGCACGGCACCGGCCCGTTCGCCGATGCTCTGCCAGGTATTGATGTGGATCGCCTGCGCAGCCGCTTTCTGGCGGTGCATGTGCGTCACGCCACGCTGAATAAAAATCAGGGGATCGAATTTTCGCATCCGCTGTGGCGTCACAGCGCCGGACATCAGTGGTACATGATGCATAACGGCTTTCTGCCAACAATTTACCGCCAGCTTGGCCTGGCGGAGTCACGTTTCGATTCCGAAGAATATCTGCGCTACCTGGTGGATCAGACTACGCCCGCCGATTTCACCCGCGACTATCTGCGCGCAAAGATGGCTCAGGTTGAGCCAGGCGGCAGCGCAGGCAATGCCATCTTCGTCACCCGCGACAAAGCCTGGGCGTGGCAGTGGTACCCGCACGACACCCCTTTCCCTGACTATTTTACGATGCATTTTCGGCAACAGGACGGTTGCACGCTGATCGCCTCTGAACCCGTGGTAATACCAGGCAGCGCCGGTAACTGGCGGCGAATGAACAATCATGAACTCTATGAAATATCGTTTAGGGAGTGA
- a CDS encoding ATP-grasp domain-containing protein: MKKIFLQIGATRDGQNPYCEVAKRDGYFTVLAEMGDFVDYQSLSLALPFDLIIRLDRPENPWEVMQAYLHAGLLAHPLVVLAGFEAYNASAGRLREMLAGPDAPAAFIPLDKYAQRMALKKAWPRFPQPEFRFFASPLSILDAEQALIYPCVVKPVDGGGGLGIWLIERADQLYSVVTQLIQTMNYGGRGFSGFIVESALIGEEFSLQGVVHQGHPLALTCCQKVIEQHRDSEGCVSFYESGHVAVAAAALPASFSSLMTFCCETFGYRQGAFHIDFIVVNGVPHFLEMGFRLSGMGVATLVQATTGINWAEVTFRLEAGGALPAFTFTTPGAVGQLRLRQPAQLQAAERWIDQHQQGALLPPLRLPALQVSPRSSLYADLTRHAGILATFSLTASAREPIMTTFQQVIAAQSVIAGRDKVCAG, translated from the coding sequence ATGAAAAAGATTTTTCTGCAAATTGGTGCCACCCGCGATGGCCAGAACCCCTACTGTGAGGTGGCAAAACGCGATGGCTATTTCACCGTACTGGCGGAAATGGGCGATTTTGTCGATTACCAGTCGTTAAGCCTGGCGCTGCCGTTTGATCTGATCATCCGCCTTGACCGTCCTGAGAATCCGTGGGAGGTCATGCAGGCTTATCTGCACGCCGGTTTGCTGGCGCATCCGCTGGTGGTGCTGGCGGGCTTTGAAGCCTACAACGCCAGCGCCGGACGGCTGCGCGAGATGCTGGCCGGACCTGACGCACCCGCTGCCTTTATTCCGCTGGACAAATATGCGCAGCGCATGGCGCTGAAAAAAGCCTGGCCGCGCTTCCCGCAGCCGGAGTTCCGCTTTTTTGCCTCGCCGCTCAGCATTCTGGATGCGGAACAGGCGCTGATCTATCCCTGCGTCGTGAAGCCGGTGGATGGCGGCGGCGGGCTGGGCATCTGGCTGATTGAGCGCGCCGATCAGCTGTACAGCGTGGTAACACAGCTGATACAGACCATGAACTATGGCGGGCGCGGCTTCAGCGGCTTCATTGTGGAAAGTGCGCTGATCGGCGAGGAGTTTTCATTGCAGGGCGTGGTGCATCAGGGGCATCCCCTGGCGCTGACCTGCTGCCAGAAGGTGATAGAGCAGCACCGCGATAGCGAAGGTTGCGTCAGCTTTTATGAGTCGGGGCATGTGGCGGTGGCGGCAGCGGCCTTGCCAGCCTCGTTCAGCAGCCTGATGACCTTCTGCTGCGAAACCTTTGGCTATCGTCAGGGCGCGTTTCACATCGATTTCATTGTGGTGAATGGCGTGCCGCATTTCCTGGAGATGGGATTCCGGCTCTCCGGCATGGGCGTGGCGACGCTGGTGCAGGCGACGACAGGCATCAACTGGGCGGAGGTCACCTTCCGGCTGGAAGCGGGCGGCGCACTGCCTGCCTTTACCTTCACCACACCCGGTGCGGTCGGCCAGCTGCGGTTACGGCAACCGGCGCAGTTGCAGGCGGCTGAACGCTGGATCGATCAGCATCAGCAGGGTGCGCTGTTGCCACCACTCAGATTGCCAGCATTACAGGTTTCACCCCGATCCTCGCTCTATGCCGATCTGACCCGCCACGCAGGCATTCTGGCAACGTTCAGCCTGACGGCCTCTGCGCGCGAACCCATTATGACTACGTTTCAGCAGGTGATTGCCGCGCAATCCGTCATCGCAGGGAGAGACAAAGTATGTGCAGGATGA
- the yidA gene encoding sugar-phosphatase: MAIKLIAIDMDGTLLNPQHEITPGVKSALDRARQQGVSIVLTTGRPFVGIQRYLMELDMQAPGQYAISNNGALVHQAEDGECVAEVTLTFDDYLYIENLARELGVHFQAFDKSHLYTPNKDISEYTIHEASLTGIPVRYRAVEEMDRAMRFPKLMMIDRPALLDAAIARLPEQAHQTYTILKSAPYYLEILDRRVNKGQGVRMLAEKLGLKQEEVMAIGDQENDLAMIEYAGTGVAMGNAIDSVKKIAQFITKTNMKDGVAHAIEELVL; the protein is encoded by the coding sequence ATGGCTATTAAATTGATCGCTATCGACATGGATGGCACCCTGCTCAATCCGCAACATGAGATCACACCGGGGGTGAAATCCGCCCTGGATCGCGCCCGTCAGCAGGGCGTGTCGATTGTGCTGACCACCGGCCGACCGTTTGTGGGTATCCAGCGCTATCTGATGGAACTGGATATGCAGGCACCCGGCCAGTACGCGATCAGCAACAACGGTGCGCTGGTTCATCAGGCCGAAGATGGTGAGTGCGTGGCGGAAGTGACGCTGACCTTTGACGACTACCTCTACATTGAGAACCTGGCGCGTGAGCTTGGCGTCCATTTCCAGGCATTCGACAAATCTCATCTCTACACGCCGAACAAAGACATCAGCGAATACACCATCCATGAAGCGAGCCTGACCGGCATTCCGGTGCGCTATCGCGCTGTGGAGGAGATGGATCGTGCCATGCGCTTCCCGAAACTGATGATGATCGACCGGCCTGCACTGCTCGACGCGGCAATTGCCCGCCTGCCGGAACAGGCCCATCAGACTTACACCATCCTGAAGAGTGCGCCTTATTACCTCGAAATCCTCGATCGTCGGGTAAACAAAGGTCAGGGCGTCAGAATGCTGGCGGAGAAGCTCGGCCTGAAGCAGGAAGAAGTGATGGCGATTGGCGACCAGGAGAATGACCTGGCGATGATTGAATACGCTGGTACGGGTGTCGCCATGGGTAATGCCATTGATTCTGTTAAAAAAATCGCGCAGTTCATTACTAAAACCAATATGAAAGATGGCGTCGCCCATGCCATTGAAGAGTTAGTGCTGTAA
- a CDS encoding DUF3748 domain-containing protein → MSEKQITFAARQHQLTNINVWTADSQWLAFDVRPSGASFTSQTIERVNVLTGDVEVLYQARDGAHVGVVTVSPDLPPRYVCIHGPEHPDASWQYDFHHRRGVIVENGAAVNLDACDITPPFTPGALRGGSHVHVFSADGSRLSFTYNDHVMHERDSRLDLRNVGVAVPLRAVKPEKQHPREYDGTFFCLLVSQTHAEPEPGSDQINRAYEECWVGERGYQKPDGRWQRWAIAFIGDTLTAQGEKCPEVFIVDLPDELEDYARAGERPLEGSSTQLPAPPAGVQQRRLTHSRGVALQPRHWLRSAPDGSQIAFLMADADAVIQLWSVSPNGGEPRQLTRLSHSIQSAFSWHPDGQSIAFICDNSVMRCDVESGACQRLTHRTEDAPSGDAVVWSPDGSQIAFMREVNGWRQLFTVAVAAVTA, encoded by the coding sequence ATGTCAGAAAAACAGATCACCTTTGCTGCCCGTCAGCACCAGCTCACCAATATCAATGTCTGGACGGCCGACAGCCAGTGGCTGGCGTTTGACGTCCGGCCCTCGGGCGCGTCCTTTACCAGCCAGACCATTGAGCGGGTCAATGTGCTGACCGGTGACGTTGAGGTGCTCTATCAGGCCCGGGACGGAGCGCATGTCGGGGTCGTGACGGTCAGTCCCGATCTGCCCCCGCGCTACGTCTGCATTCATGGCCCGGAACATCCCGATGCCAGCTGGCAGTATGACTTCCACCACCGGCGCGGTGTGATTGTTGAGAACGGCGCGGCGGTGAATCTGGATGCCTGCGATATCACGCCGCCCTTTACCCCTGGCGCGCTGCGCGGCGGATCGCATGTGCATGTCTTCAGCGCCGACGGTTCACGCCTCAGTTTTACCTATAATGACCACGTGATGCACGAGCGGGATAGCCGTCTCGATCTGCGCAATGTCGGTGTCGCGGTGCCGCTGCGTGCTGTGAAGCCTGAAAAGCAGCATCCGCGTGAATATGACGGTACCTTTTTCTGCCTGCTGGTGAGCCAGACGCATGCGGAACCCGAGCCGGGCAGTGACCAGATCAATCGTGCTTATGAGGAGTGCTGGGTCGGTGAGCGTGGCTATCAGAAACCGGACGGCCGCTGGCAGCGCTGGGCCATCGCTTTTATTGGCGACACGCTGACGGCGCAGGGCGAGAAGTGTCCTGAAGTCTTCATTGTTGATCTGCCTGACGAACTGGAAGATTACGCTCGCGCCGGAGAGAGGCCGCTGGAGGGCAGCAGCACACAGTTACCGGCGCCACCGGCTGGCGTGCAGCAGCGTCGCCTGACGCACAGTCGTGGCGTGGCGCTGCAACCGCGCCACTGGCTGCGTAGTGCGCCCGATGGCAGCCAGATTGCGTTTCTGATGGCGGATGCGGACGCGGTGATCCAGCTCTGGTCGGTCTCTCCCAACGGCGGCGAGCCACGTCAGCTCACCCGACTCAGCCATAGCATTCAGTCCGCCTTTAGCTGGCATCCTGACGGCCAGTCAATCGCCTTTATCTGCGATAACAGTGTGATGCGATGTGACGTTGAGAGCGGCGCATGTCAGCGTCTGACGCACAGAACGGAAGACGCGCCATCAGGTGACGCGGTGGTCTGGTCACCTGACGGGTCACAGATTGCTTTTATGCGTGAGGTGAATGGCTGGCGGCAGCTCTTTACAGTTGCGGTTGCGGCTGTGACCGCATAG
- a CDS encoding YbaK/EbsC family protein: protein MTTFEKITALLDQHQASYRVVEHEAVGQTDQISQIRGNALGQAAKAMVLEVSMPDGAPSRQLLAIVPGDCRINFKSAARAIGGKKSSFAAPDLAQALTDCVMGAVPPFSFDDRLALRVDTRLQQVGTLWFNAGELDKSIALAVDDYFRIVGEGCCADIATPIAVTA, encoded by the coding sequence ATGACAACGTTTGAAAAAATTACTGCGCTGCTGGATCAGCATCAGGCCAGCTACCGTGTGGTGGAGCATGAGGCGGTAGGGCAGACCGATCAGATCAGCCAGATCCGCGGCAACGCGCTGGGTCAGGCGGCCAAAGCGATGGTGCTGGAGGTGAGCATGCCGGACGGTGCGCCCTCGCGACAGCTGCTGGCGATTGTGCCGGGCGACTGCCGCATCAATTTCAAAAGCGCGGCGCGCGCCATCGGCGGCAAAAAATCCTCGTTCGCCGCGCCTGACCTGGCGCAGGCACTGACCGACTGTGTGATGGGTGCAGTGCCGCCGTTTAGTTTTGATGACCGGCTGGCGCTGCGGGTTGATACCCGGCTGCAACAGGTCGGCACATTATGGTTTAACGCGGGCGAGCTGGATAAGTCGATCGCGCTGGCTGTAGATGATTATTTTCGGATCGTGGGTGAAGGCTGCTGTGCCGATATCGCGACCCCGATTGCGGTTACCGCCTGA
- a CDS encoding EamA family transporter, translating to MSVKDMLLALCVVVAWGVNFVVIKLGLQGMPPFLLAGLRFTLVAFPAIFFVRRPPIPLRWLVVYGMTISFGQFAFLFLAIKLGMPAGLASLVLQAQAFFTLLLGALLLAEKLRWNHIVGIIIATLGMFLLATAGMEGQTSAGITLTTMMLTLSAALSWGLGNITNKIIMRNRSVPIMSLVVWSALVPVIPFFACSLLFEGQAAIVNSLLHIGLQTMLALFYLAFVATIVGYAIWGNLLSRYETWRVAPLSLLVPVVGIITAALVLDEHLSGQQMLGAVVIILGLLVNVFGGVLGQRLAMRTQP from the coding sequence ATGTCGGTAAAAGATATGCTGTTAGCGCTGTGCGTGGTGGTGGCGTGGGGCGTGAATTTTGTGGTGATCAAGCTGGGGCTGCAGGGTATGCCGCCTTTTTTGCTCGCCGGGCTGCGTTTTACCCTGGTCGCCTTTCCCGCCATTTTCTTTGTGCGTCGCCCGCCGATTCCGCTGCGCTGGCTGGTGGTTTATGGCATGACCATCAGTTTTGGTCAGTTCGCCTTTCTGTTCCTGGCGATCAAGCTCGGCATGCCTGCCGGTCTGGCCTCGCTGGTGCTGCAGGCGCAGGCATTCTTTACCCTGTTGCTGGGCGCGCTGCTGCTGGCGGAGAAGCTGCGCTGGAATCATATCGTCGGGATTATCATCGCCACGCTGGGGATGTTTTTGCTGGCGACGGCGGGGATGGAAGGGCAGACCAGCGCCGGGATTACGCTGACCACCATGATGCTGACGCTGTCGGCGGCGCTGTCATGGGGGCTGGGGAATATCACCAATAAGATTATTATGCGGAACCGCAGTGTGCCGATTATGTCGCTGGTCGTCTGGAGTGCGCTGGTGCCGGTCATTCCGTTCTTTGCCTGTTCGCTGCTGTTTGAGGGGCAGGCCGCCATCGTTAATAGCCTGCTGCACATCGGCCTGCAGACCATGCTGGCGCTGTTCTACCTGGCGTTTGTCGCCACCATTGTCGGTTACGCTATCTGGGGGAATTTACTGAGTCGCTATGAAACCTGGCGCGTCGCGCCGCTGTCGCTGCTGGTACCGGTGGTGGGGATTATTACCGCCGCGCTGGTGCTGGATGAGCACCTCTCTGGTCAGCAGATGCTGGGTGCGGTGGTGATTATTCTGGGACTGCTGGTGAATGTGTTTGGGGGCGTACTGGGTCAGCGTCTGGCGATGCGAACGCAGCCGTAA
- a CDS encoding 2OG-Fe(II)-dependent halogenase WelO5 family protein, whose amino-acid sequence MAIFNQFRVINPNMFVESTWLDDIVTARVPLLVLRNFLTPEVRETVVADLQHCREKIRVSHYPNGALTTLGPYLARHTAYPDNYFTELRDIQPALPPTLNQLREQIYGWVQHALRLDSLNIAHEPGCGDYAGSIVRFHADGVANPLHNDNIVRDAAKTSLVVTQILHQLSCVVCLQECNAGGALRIYNKKWTPEDEQFKTAGELGYRSGVIENSEICEFSPRSGDIYLFNPAFYHEIDRVEGDTRITMGFFFGLTDKKMKHAIAWS is encoded by the coding sequence ATGGCTATTTTCAATCAATTCCGCGTGATTAATCCCAACATGTTTGTGGAATCGACCTGGCTGGATGACATTGTTACCGCACGGGTACCGCTGCTGGTGCTGCGCAATTTCCTGACGCCAGAGGTGCGGGAAACGGTAGTGGCTGACCTGCAACACTGCCGGGAAAAGATCCGTGTCTCTCACTATCCGAATGGCGCACTGACCACGCTGGGCCCTTATCTGGCGCGCCATACGGCGTATCCCGATAACTATTTTACCGAGCTGCGTGATATCCAGCCGGCGTTGCCGCCCACGCTTAACCAGCTGCGCGAACAGATTTACGGGTGGGTGCAGCATGCGCTGCGGCTGGACAGTCTAAACATCGCCCACGAACCGGGTTGTGGTGACTACGCCGGTTCTATCGTGCGCTTTCACGCCGATGGCGTCGCGAACCCGCTGCATAACGACAATATCGTGCGCGACGCCGCAAAGACCTCGCTGGTGGTGACGCAAATCCTGCATCAGCTCAGCTGCGTGGTCTGCCTGCAGGAGTGCAACGCGGGTGGCGCGCTGCGTATCTACAACAAAAAGTGGACACCGGAGGATGAGCAGTTCAAAACCGCCGGTGAGCTGGGCTACCGCAGTGGCGTGATTGAAAACAGCGAGATCTGTGAATTTTCACCACGCAGTGGTGATATCTATCTGTTTAATCCCGCTTTTTATCATGAGATCGACCGGGTTGAAGGTGATACCCGCATCACCATGGGGTTCTTTTTCGGGCTGACCGATAAAAAGATGAAACACGCTATCGCCTGGAGCTAA
- a CDS encoding YceK/YidQ family lipoprotein: MKLMKTLPLAGMVCCAMATTGCSSVMSHTGASQGYYPGTRASADMLTDGDTSWALKPLALIDLPFSAVLDTLLLPWDYYRSDKDKSLDSPRERILQSERLAHTNESLAQAQPMPPMRSQPQPQL; this comes from the coding sequence ATGAAATTGATGAAGACCTTACCTCTGGCTGGAATGGTGTGCTGCGCTATGGCAACAACAGGCTGTTCCAGTGTGATGTCTCATACCGGTGCGAGTCAGGGCTATTATCCCGGTACCCGTGCCAGCGCCGACATGCTGACTGATGGTGATACCAGCTGGGCGCTGAAGCCACTCGCGTTAATCGATCTTCCTTTCTCTGCCGTGCTGGATACGCTGCTGCTGCCGTGGGACTACTACCGTAGCGATAAAGACAAATCTCTCGACTCCCCACGTGAACGCATCCTGCAGAGCGAAAGGCTGGCGCATACTAACGAAAGCCTGGCGCAGGCACAGCCTATGCCACCTATGCGGTCACAGCCGCAACCGCAACTGTAA